The following are encoded together in the Robertmurraya sp. FSL R5-0851 genome:
- a CDS encoding outer spore coat protein CotE → MADYREIITKAVVAKGRKFTQSNDTIRPDHQPTSILGCWIINHTYEAKKVGKKVEIHGYYDTNVWYSYNDNTRTEVVTARVDYVDVIKLKYRDPDCHDDNDVIARVVQQPNCIEAVISPNGNAIIVHAEREFLVEVIGETVVCVAVYDDCDCDDDWGLDVEDEEFEDLNPDFLICDEEE, encoded by the coding sequence ATGGCAGATTACAGAGAGATTATTACAAAAGCGGTCGTAGCGAAAGGACGTAAGTTTACACAGTCTAACGATACGATTCGCCCGGATCACCAACCGACTAGCATCCTTGGTTGCTGGATTATCAATCATACGTATGAAGCTAAAAAGGTTGGAAAAAAAGTCGAAATTCACGGCTACTATGACACTAACGTTTGGTACTCCTATAATGATAATACAAGAACTGAAGTAGTAACTGCACGAGTTGACTATGTTGACGTCATTAAGTTAAAGTACCGCGATCCAGATTGCCATGATGACAACGATGTTATTGCTCGTGTCGTTCAGCAGCCAAACTGCATAGAAGCTGTTATCTCACCAAACGGTAATGCAATTATCGTTCATGCAGAAAGAGAGTTTCTTGTTGAAGTAATTGGAGAAACAGTGGTTTGTGTAGCAGTTTACGATGATTGTGACTGCGACGACGACTGGGGATTAGATGTCGAAGACGAAGAGTTTGAAGATTTAAATCCAGATTTCCTAATCTGTGACGAAGAAGAGTAA
- the mutS gene encoding DNA mismatch repair protein MutS — MATYTPMIQQYLKVKAEYQDAFLFFRLGDFYEMFFDDAVKASQVLEITLTSRDGGSEDRIPMCGVPYHAAPQYIEQLIEKGFKVAICEQTEDPKQAKGVVRREVVQLITPGTMMEGKGLNERENNYLASISRFADDQYGFAVSDLTTGESQVTITKSMDEVLNELATSGAREVVISASHTDELQKKIRERGQVTLSMEEDIQSYVSFEALLSHLTNVEIKQTAARLFNYLYRTQKRSLDHLQAVRFYTVDQYMKIDYYSKRNLELTETIRSKGKKGSLLWLLDETKTAMGSRMLKSWVDRPLINQQQIELRHSVVDTLFSCYFERQEIREKLTEVYDLERLAGRIAFGNVNARDLIQLKKSLLQIPLLKSMVENLPNEATKQLADKLEPCEEITDLLERAIVDNPPLSIKEGNIISDGYNEELDRYRYASRNGKQWIAELEKEEREKTGIKSLKIGYNRVFGYYIEVTRANLSLLKEGQYERKQTLANAERFITPDLKEKETLILEAEEKSTELEYELFTTIREYVKEYIPQIQRLAKVVSELDVLQCFAEISEARHYTKPSFTTDRRLVIKNGRHPVVEKVMNAQEYVPNDCHMGDEREILLITGPNMSGKSTYMRQVALTSILAQIGCYVPADEAKLPIFDQVFTRIGAADDLISGQSTFMVEMLEAKNAIVNATRNSLILFDEIGRGTSTYDGMALAQSIIEYIHERIEAKTLFSTHYHELTVLGEQLSMLNNVHVSAIEQNGKVVFLHKIKEGAADKSYGIHVAELAELPKELIARANEILQALESGDNTSSKEEKKVVPNKVSEDAQLSFFAEPKVEVKANLSSKEKKTLESLKSLNILEMTPMQAFNILFDLHKQAKS; from the coding sequence ATGGCTACATATACGCCGATGATACAGCAATATTTAAAGGTAAAGGCAGAGTATCAGGATGCCTTTTTATTTTTTCGTCTTGGGGATTTTTATGAGATGTTTTTTGATGATGCCGTGAAGGCGTCGCAAGTATTAGAAATTACACTAACTAGCAGAGATGGTGGTTCAGAAGACCGTATCCCAATGTGTGGGGTTCCTTACCATGCTGCTCCTCAATATATTGAACAGTTAATTGAAAAAGGCTTTAAAGTCGCAATTTGCGAACAAACAGAAGATCCGAAGCAGGCAAAAGGTGTGGTTCGGAGAGAAGTAGTTCAGTTAATCACACCTGGAACGATGATGGAAGGAAAAGGACTGAACGAAAGAGAAAACAATTATTTAGCATCCATCTCTCGGTTCGCCGATGATCAGTATGGGTTTGCGGTGAGTGATTTGACTACAGGGGAATCTCAAGTAACGATTACAAAGAGCATGGATGAAGTTTTAAATGAACTTGCAACTTCTGGTGCACGTGAGGTGGTCATCTCTGCTTCGCATACGGACGAGCTACAGAAGAAAATTCGTGAGCGAGGTCAAGTGACCCTTTCAATGGAAGAAGATATTCAAAGTTATGTATCTTTTGAAGCTCTTTTGTCACACTTAACCAATGTTGAGATTAAGCAGACGGCCGCAAGATTATTTAATTACTTATATCGAACACAAAAAAGATCGCTGGATCACCTTCAAGCCGTTCGTTTTTATACAGTAGATCAGTATATGAAAATAGATTATTACTCAAAACGTAATCTCGAGTTAACAGAAACGATTCGCTCGAAAGGGAAAAAAGGCTCTCTTCTTTGGCTATTGGATGAAACAAAAACAGCAATGGGAAGCAGAATGCTCAAGTCATGGGTAGATCGTCCTCTTATCAATCAGCAACAAATTGAACTTCGCCATTCTGTTGTAGATACTCTTTTTAGCTGCTACTTTGAACGCCAAGAAATCCGTGAAAAGTTAACGGAAGTGTATGACTTAGAGCGTCTTGCAGGACGAATTGCATTTGGCAATGTGAATGCAAGAGATCTCATTCAGTTAAAGAAATCCCTTCTGCAAATTCCATTGTTGAAAAGTATGGTAGAGAATTTACCAAATGAAGCAACAAAACAATTAGCCGACAAGCTTGAACCATGCGAGGAAATAACCGACTTATTAGAAAGAGCAATTGTTGATAATCCACCTCTCTCTATTAAAGAGGGAAATATCATTTCCGATGGATATAACGAAGAACTTGATCGCTATCGTTATGCAAGTCGTAATGGAAAGCAGTGGATTGCTGAGCTTGAAAAAGAAGAGCGTGAAAAAACGGGAATCAAATCGCTAAAAATCGGATACAACCGTGTGTTTGGTTATTATATTGAAGTGACTCGCGCGAATCTTTCCTTATTAAAAGAAGGTCAGTACGAAAGAAAGCAAACTCTAGCAAACGCTGAACGGTTTATAACTCCGGATTTAAAAGAAAAAGAGACATTGATTTTAGAAGCGGAAGAAAAAAGCACAGAGCTTGAGTATGAGTTATTTACAACTATTCGTGAGTACGTAAAGGAATATATTCCGCAGATACAGAGATTAGCTAAGGTCGTAAGTGAGCTAGACGTTTTACAATGCTTTGCTGAAATTAGTGAAGCACGTCATTACACGAAGCCAAGCTTTACGACTGACAGACGATTGGTAATAAAAAATGGTCGTCATCCAGTAGTTGAAAAAGTTATGAATGCTCAGGAATACGTACCAAATGACTGCCATATGGGGGATGAGCGAGAGATTCTGTTAATTACTGGACCCAATATGTCAGGGAAAAGTACGTACATGAGACAAGTTGCCCTTACCTCAATCCTTGCACAAATTGGCTGTTATGTACCAGCAGATGAGGCCAAACTCCCAATCTTTGACCAAGTGTTTACGAGAATTGGAGCAGCAGATGATTTAATTTCTGGACAAAGTACCTTTATGGTGGAAATGCTTGAAGCAAAAAATGCCATTGTAAATGCCACCAGAAATAGCTTAATTCTATTTGATGAAATCGGGAGAGGAACTTCAACTTATGACGGAATGGCGTTAGCGCAGTCAATCATTGAATATATTCATGAACGAATTGAGGCGAAAACATTATTCTCAACTCATTACCATGAATTAACCGTTCTGGGAGAGCAGCTTTCGATGTTAAATAACGTCCATGTAAGCGCGATTGAACAAAATGGTAAAGTGGTGTTCCTTCATAAAATCAAAGAAGGAGCAGCTGATAAGAGCTATGGAATTCACGTGGCAGAGCTAGCGGAGCTGCCAAAGGAACTGATTGCTCGAGCGAATGAAATTTTACAAGCATTAGAGTCAGGTGACAACACCAGTTCCAAAGAAGAAAAGAAAGTAGTACCGAATAAGGTGTCAGAAGATGCACAACTGTCCTTTTTTGCTGAACCAAAGGTGGAAGTAAAAGCAAACCTATCATCAAAGGAAAAGAAGACACTAGAGTCTTTGAAATCACTAAATATATTAGAAATGACTCCTATGCAGGCCTTTAATATTTTATTTGATCTTCATAAGCAAGCAAAGAGCTAA
- the mutL gene encoding DNA mismatch repair endonuclease MutL yields the protein MGKIIQLDDRLSNKIAAGEVVERPASVVKELVENAIDAGSTVIEVEVEEAGLGKIRILDNGDGISEEDVLMAFQRHATSKIKNDDDLFRIRTLGFRGEALPSIASVSHFEMKTSTGDVGSRVVFEGGVLQVHEAAAARKGTDIIVTDLFFNTPARLKYLKTVHTELGNITDIMNRLALSHPEISFRLIHNDRKLLHTTGNGDVRQVLAAIYGVNIVKKMVPISATSLDYQVKGWIALPEITRASRNYISTMINGRFIKNYPLVKAVQEGYHTLLPIGRYPIVLLSVEMDPILVDVNVHPSKMEVRLSKEQELNQLVTDAIKKVFKSQELIPSGFIQQEKKEKPQSEQTFFELDHVVEKELPVERTVFTESILREPITTERVEVIQRPVSIVKEETLAPVRTETVAEIEIEEIVDERDHLQETKMRVPPFYPIGQMHGTYILAQNEKGLYIIDQHAAQERIKYEYFREKVGDVQNELQELLVPITLEYSSDEALKILEHQHELEKVGVFLEPFGHNSFILRSHPQWLPKGEEKELMEEMIEQLLQMKKVDIHKLREEAAIMMSCKASIKANHHLRQDEIQALLDELRSTSDPFTCPHGRPIIIHYSTYEMEKMFKRVM from the coding sequence ATGGGGAAAATCATTCAATTAGATGACCGACTATCGAATAAAATTGCTGCCGGAGAAGTGGTTGAACGACCGGCATCTGTTGTAAAGGAACTGGTAGAAAATGCAATTGATGCAGGTAGTACTGTCATTGAAGTAGAGGTTGAGGAAGCGGGATTAGGTAAGATCAGAATACTCGACAACGGTGACGGTATTTCGGAAGAGGATGTGCTAATGGCGTTTCAGCGTCACGCTACTAGTAAAATAAAAAATGATGATGACTTGTTTCGAATCCGAACACTAGGGTTTCGTGGAGAAGCATTGCCCAGTATCGCTTCGGTAAGTCATTTTGAAATGAAAACATCAACCGGTGATGTGGGTTCAAGAGTCGTGTTTGAGGGCGGAGTTTTGCAGGTTCATGAGGCAGCGGCTGCCAGAAAAGGAACCGATATTATTGTTACGGACCTATTCTTCAACACGCCTGCCCGCTTGAAATATTTGAAGACCGTTCACACAGAGCTTGGGAATATTACGGATATTATGAACCGTCTTGCGCTCAGCCATCCTGAAATTTCGTTTCGCCTGATTCATAATGATCGAAAGCTCCTTCACACTACGGGAAACGGTGATGTCCGGCAAGTATTAGCTGCCATTTATGGAGTAAACATCGTGAAGAAAATGGTACCTATTTCAGCTACTTCACTAGATTATCAGGTAAAAGGTTGGATCGCTCTTCCTGAGATTACGAGAGCGTCAAGGAACTATATTTCTACCATGATTAATGGACGATTTATTAAAAACTATCCCCTCGTAAAAGCGGTGCAGGAAGGTTATCATACCTTATTACCCATTGGTCGTTATCCGATTGTCTTATTGTCAGTCGAAATGGATCCTATTTTAGTAGACGTAAATGTGCATCCGTCTAAGATGGAGGTCCGTTTAAGTAAGGAACAAGAGTTAAACCAACTCGTCACAGATGCCATTAAAAAGGTATTTAAAAGCCAAGAGCTGATTCCATCCGGTTTTATTCAACAGGAGAAAAAAGAAAAGCCACAATCAGAGCAAACCTTTTTCGAGCTGGATCATGTGGTGGAAAAAGAGCTCCCTGTTGAGAGAACCGTTTTTACAGAGTCCATTTTAAGAGAACCTATTACAACGGAAAGAGTCGAAGTGATTCAAAGGCCTGTTAGCATTGTTAAAGAAGAAACCTTGGCACCGGTTAGGACGGAAACGGTTGCGGAGATTGAGATAGAAGAAATTGTAGATGAAAGGGATCATCTACAAGAGACCAAAATGAGAGTTCCTCCATTTTATCCAATCGGTCAAATGCATGGGACGTATATTCTAGCTCAAAATGAAAAAGGGCTTTATATTATTGATCAGCATGCGGCACAGGAAAGAATTAAATATGAGTACTTCCGTGAAAAGGTGGGAGATGTTCAAAATGAGCTTCAAGAGTTACTTGTGCCGATAACGCTTGAGTATTCTTCTGACGAAGCGTTAAAGATTCTAGAACATCAACACGAGTTAGAGAAAGTGGGTGTGTTTTTAGAGCCGTTTGGTCACAACAGCTTTATTCTTCGCTCACATCCACAGTGGCTTCCGAAAGGGGAAGAGAAAGAACTTATGGAGGAAATGATCGAGCAGCTTCTACAAATGAAAAAGGTCGATATTCATAAACTTCGTGAAGA